DNA from Vanessa tameamea isolate UH-Manoa-2023 chromosome 19, ilVanTame1 primary haplotype, whole genome shotgun sequence:
TTTCGTCATATCTTGCTATcatattgttaaatgttttcgctattattttcttcttatCGTCAGTCTTCACAGTCAATGTATGTCTTAATGATCTCCATGCTTCTTCCCTCGTCTTGATTATTAGGTGATCGTAATGCTTATCTTAAATTTTCTAGCTGATCTTTTCTATGTATCTTTAGTCTTCACGGTCATGTATTCACATTTGCATTCTTCGTGTCCTTTATCTTAATTCTTCATTATCGTAGTGTTCATCTTAAATGTTCTCGCTGTCCTTTTATACTAATCTCAGACTACACGGTCCATGTATGTGTCTTCGTGATCTTCATTCTTTCATATATTCAACTCAAATGCTACGTAGTAGGATGATAGCAACATCCTAAATGTTGTCGCTGTCCTTATCTTCTTATCTTCAGTCTTCAAAGCCCGATGTGTCTTCAATGATCTTCATTCTTCGTTGTCCTATCATTTTCATCTTCAGACTTCACGGCCCATTTATATATCTTCGTAGTCTTAATTCTTCTTTCTACATGTTTTCATCCCTATCGTGGTAGTGCTAGGTGGTCGTATTCTTCATGTAAAATTATCTCGCTTCTCTTTTCTTCTTATCTTCACGGCCCGATGTATGTCCTCAGTGATCTCCATTCTTCTTTTTTCATGTTTTCATCTTCATGGTGACTGTTAGGTGATCGTAGTCTTCATATTCAATGATGTcgctgttcttttttttatcccCATTCTTCACGACTCGATGTATGTCTTTAATGATTTTCATGTCTTCATCTTCATCGCTAGGTTGTGGTAGTCTTCATCTTAAATGTTGTCACTTCATGCTTTTCTTTTTTCTTCATGTCTGCATCATCATCGTTATTTTTAGTTGCTTGTAGTCTTCATCTTCACTGTTCTCGCTTTCTTTGTCATCACATCTTCAGTCTTCACAGCCCATGTATGTCTTCGTAATTTTCAGTCTTCTTTCATCTGTCTTCATCTTCATCACGATTGGTAGTTGCTCGTAGTCTTTATCTCCACTGTTCTCGCTGTCCTTGTCTTCGCGGCCCATGTATATCTTCGTGATTTTCATTCTTCATTCTTCTGTCTTCATCATCGTGATAGTAGGTGCTCGTAGTCTTCATTTTTCCTGTTCTTGCTGTCCTTGTCTTCACAGCTTCAGTCTTCACGTCCCATTGTCTTCGTGGATTTCATTCTTCATTACGGTTGTTAGGTGCTCGTAGTCTTCATCTTCACTGCTCCAGCTGTCCTTGTCTTCACTTCTTCGGTCTTCACGGTCCATTGTCTTCGTGTCTTTTTTCTTCTCTCTTCGTCGTGATAGTTAGGTGCTCGTAGTTTTCATCTTCAATGCTTTCGCAGTTCGTCTTCATGGTCCATTGTCTTCGTGATTGTAATTCATCTTTCCTTTCTCTTCATTGTGATAGTTAGGTGCTCGTAGTCTTCATCTTCACTGCTCCCGCTGTCCTTGTCTTCACATCTTCGGTCTTCACGGTCCATTGTCTTCGTGATGTTCATTCTTCTTTCTTCTCTCTTCATAGTGATAGTTAGGTGCTCGTAGTCTTCGTCTTCACTGCTCCCGCTGTCCTTGTCTTCATATCTTCGGTCTTCAGGGTCCATTGTTTTCGTGTATTTCATTCTTCTTTCTTCTCTCTTCATCGTGATAGTTAGGTGCTCGTAGTCTTCGTCTTCACTGCTTTCGCTGTCCTTCTCTTCATGGTCCATTGTCTTCGTGATTTTCATTCTTCTTCTCTCTTCATCGTGATAGTTAGGTGCTCGTAGTCTTCATCTTCACTGCTCCCGTTGTCCTTGTCTTCACATCTTCAGTCTTCACGGCCCATTGTCTTCGTGATTTTCATTCTTCTTTCTTCTCTCTTCATCGTGATAGTTAGGTGCTCGTAGTCTTCATCTTCACTGCTCCCGCTGTCCTTGTTTTCAGGGCCCATTGTCTTCGTGATTTTCATTCTTCTTTCTTCTCTCTTCATCGTGATAGTCAGGTGCTCGTAGTCTTCATCTTCACTGCTCCCGTTGTCCTTGTCTTCATTTCTTAGGTCTTCAAGGCCCATTGTCTTCGTGATTTTCATTCTTCTTTCTTCTCTCTTCATCGTGATAGTTAGGTGCTCGGAGTCTTCATCTTCACTGCTCCCGTTGTCCTTGTCTTCACATCTTCGGTCTTCACGGCCCATTGTCTTCGTGATTTTCATTCTTCTTTCTTCTCTATTCATCGTGATAGTTAGGTGCTCGTAGTCTTCATCTTCACTGCTCCCGTTGTCCTTGTCTTCACATCTTCAGTCTTCACGGCCCATTGTCTTCGTGATTTTCATTCTTCTTTCTTCTCTCTTCATCGTGATAGTTAGGTGCTCGTAGTCTTCATCTTCACTGCTCCCGTTGTCCTTGTCTTCATATCTTCGGTCTTCACGGCCCATTGTCTTCGTGATTTTCATTCTTCTTTCTTCTCTCTTCATCGTGATAGTTAGGTGCTCGTAGTCTTCATCTTCACTGCTCCCGTTGTCCTTGTCTTCATATCTTCGGTCTTCACGGCCCATTGTCTTCGTGATTTTCATTCTTCTTTCTTCTCTCTTCATCGTGATAGTTAGGTGCTCGTAGTCTTCATCTTCACTGTTCCCGCTGTCCTTGTCTACATATCTTCATTCTTCGCGGCTCATTGTCTTCGTGATTTTCATTCTTCTTTCTTCTTTCTTCATCGTGTTAGTTAGGTGCTCGTAGTCTTCATCTTCACTGCTCCCGTTGTCCTTGTCTTCACATCTTCGGTCTTCAGGGCCCATTGTCTTCGTGATTTTCATTCTTCTTTCTTCTTTCTTCATCGTGTTAGTTAGGTGCTCGTAGTCTTCATCTTCACTGCTCCCGTTGTCCTTGTCTTCACATCTTCGGTCTTCAGGGCCCATTGTCTTCGTAATTTTCATTCTTCTTTCTTCTCTCTTCATCGTGATAGTTAGGTGCTCGTAGTCTTCATCTTCACTGTTCCCGCTGTCCTTGTCTACATATCTTCATTCTTCACGGTGCATTGTCTTcgtgattttaattattctttctttTATCTTCGTCGTGATTAAAAGGTGGTAGtcttcattttaaatgttatcgcTGTTCTTTTCTCATCTTCAGTCTTCACGGCCCGATATATGACCTCTGTGATCATCATTCTTCGTTCATCATGTTATCATCTCTATTTTGAATACGACCACGTAGGTCGTAGTCTTCATCTTAAATGTCGTTGctattcttttctttttatcttCATGTTTTGATCTTCATCGGTATTATAAATTGCTCATAGTTGTCATCATCTTTAATATTGTTGCTGTTCTTTTCTTCTTATCTTCGATGTTCGTGTATGCCTTCGGAGATTTTCATTCTTCTTTCTAGATTATTTCATATTCAGCGTGGTGATAGTTGACACTGAACTACATTTTTCTTACCTAAGCCTTTTTGCCGATGGTAATAGTATACTTCGGGATTGTCgttctttttttcatttattttatctataaaaatgccTTCATCGTCGATGCTGGTGGTTGTACATTTCTTGGAGGATAGGTTATATGGTTCTGTACATTTCTTGGAGGATAGGTTATATGGTTCATCTAGTTCTATTTACGTTTCGTATTATCGTTTGGATTTTGTATAATTCGTTTGTCACAATTGTTTGTTACAATATTAGTAgtataacaatttttgtattttcgcTGTTTATTACGAACTTGACACATTGTCCTGCCttttatatctttactaaacatattttattttattttaatgaatgtttaCTTCTTTTTTCCATCGCATGCAGTAGAATTCGATACATGAGTttgggtttttattttttaactatataaaattttatgactttGCTGTGTcttccaataaaaataataaatgtaatagaaagctaaaaaaaaagtttattacggTTAACCAGCTTATTACCTTTTCAGCAGTAAACGTGCAATACCAATTTTATCCATTCATATTTCTGCATTTACATGATTTGTCTCAATTACGGTAGCAAGAATCCTTGTCAGTATAACATAAACGGAAACTTAGGTCTTGTTATACTTCTTTGTCTTAATTTCGACGAATCACCTGTTAAAATATGCATAGACGAATTCttacttacatacattaact
Protein-coding regions in this window:
- the LOC135193824 gene encoding uncharacterized protein LOC135193824, with the protein product MKREERRMKITKTMGPEDRRCEDKDNGSSEDEDYEHLTNTMKKEERRMKITKTMGPEDRRCEDKDNGSSEDEDYEHLTITMKREERRMKITKTMGREDRRYEDKDNGSSEDEDYEHLTITMKREERRMKITKTMGREDRRYEDKDNGSSEDEDYEHLTITMKREERRMKITKTMGRED